One stretch of Myxococcales bacterium DNA includes these proteins:
- a CDS encoding TetR/AcrR family transcriptional regulator produces MAGPIQPPTFHPLDPPPRAGVRTKKKKRARDPSEVRRRLITAATQRFADRGFDGVNSNQIARDAGVGVGTFYNHFQDKFEVHQAVVLDALERLRRQIAHSVARSGGTIEAQVRDLVEAIVAYGEQNPARFRVAFGAGTAAIRAPRVARDESGKLAPARAQVGYSTRVTERRLAELQASGLLDMRLHPGVAARAFVAMQNSVVCWWLEDKSRADREALIETLVRLHPAVAAATR; encoded by the coding sequence ATGGCCGGCCCAATCCAACCGCCAACCTTCCATCCATTGGATCCCCCCCCGCGAGCCGGGGTTCGAACGAAGAAAAAGAAGCGGGCGCGAGACCCCAGCGAGGTCCGTCGCCGGTTGATCACCGCCGCCACCCAGCGCTTTGCAGATCGCGGCTTCGACGGGGTGAACTCGAACCAGATCGCGCGAGATGCCGGGGTTGGGGTCGGGACGTTCTACAACCATTTTCAGGACAAATTCGAGGTCCACCAGGCCGTGGTACTCGACGCCCTCGAGCGGCTGCGCCGCCAGATCGCGCATTCGGTCGCGCGCTCGGGCGGCACGATCGAAGCACAGGTCCGCGATCTCGTCGAGGCGATCGTCGCGTACGGGGAACAAAATCCCGCCCGGTTTCGAGTGGCCTTCGGGGCTGGCACCGCGGCGATCCGCGCGCCCCGGGTTGCCCGGGACGAGTCCGGCAAACTCGCCCCGGCCCGAGCCCAGGTGGGTTACTCGACGCGTGTTACCGAGCGGCGGCTCGCCGAACTTCAGGCCAGTGGCTTGCTCGACATGCGGCTCCACCCGGGAGTTGCTGCGCGCGCGTTCGTCGCAATGCAGAACAGCGTCGTGTGTTGGTGGCTCGAAGACAAAAGCCGCGCTGACCGCGAAGCCTTGATCGAAACCCTCGTACGTCTTCACCCCGCCGTCGCCGCGGCCACGCGCTGA
- a CDS encoding NTP transferase domain-containing protein, whose product MAVLGIIQARLGSTRLPSKILAPLAGRPMLELISHRLRLSRVQEWWLATSSDPADDVTESWGHGLGLRVFRGEDENVLSRFTAIIREREPEWIVRITADNPFISAEAVDLLLDARVPFGKDHPLIEFVAKADGSHQLPLGFGPQLARAEAVLASEDEIPEDQPHHRTHVLSWLAQSCAAKCCPVPDHWPARPEWRWTVDTFADLAMARSAFALFEAHSSDRAIAIHYSEMVALLDAHPEIVAQNNGVEQKQLVEG is encoded by the coding sequence ATGGCCGTGCTCGGAATCATTCAGGCTCGACTCGGCTCGACTCGGCTCCCGAGCAAAATTTTGGCTCCGCTCGCCGGACGCCCGATGCTCGAGCTGATTTCTCACCGATTGCGGCTCTCTCGAGTTCAGGAGTGGTGGCTCGCCACCAGCTCGGATCCGGCTGACGACGTCACGGAAAGTTGGGGCCACGGCCTCGGGTTGCGGGTTTTTCGGGGCGAGGATGAGAACGTGCTGTCTCGCTTTACCGCCATCATCCGGGAGCGCGAGCCCGAATGGATCGTCCGGATCACGGCCGACAACCCGTTCATCTCGGCTGAAGCGGTGGACCTGTTGCTCGACGCCCGAGTCCCATTCGGCAAAGACCACCCGCTGATCGAGTTTGTCGCCAAAGCCGATGGTTCGCACCAACTCCCTCTCGGCTTTGGTCCGCAGCTCGCCCGCGCCGAAGCCGTGTTGGCAAGTGAGGATGAGATCCCCGAGGACCAACCCCATCACCGCACGCATGTGCTCTCGTGGTTGGCGCAATCTTGCGCTGCAAAGTGCTGCCCGGTTCCAGATCACTGGCCCGCTCGACCCGAGTGGCGCTGGACCGTCGACACCTTTGCGGATCTCGCGATGGCCCGCAGTGCCTTCGCATTGTTCGAAGCACATTCCTCTGATCGCGCCATTGCCATCCACTATTCGGAAATGGTCGCGCTCCTGGATGCGCATCCCGAGATCGTCGCCCAGAACAACGGCGTCGAGCAAAAGCAATTGGTGGAAGGATAG
- a CDS encoding SDR family oxidoreductase — protein sequence MSTTTSETTITTTSTTTTTNEPFDLRGFGIGVTGGGSELGSAIALGLAAAGATVVICGRTPSTLERVLAEAKSRVLPGDVIAMVGDACRDADLERMLDLIEAEAGRVSGWVNNAHPAQAAVSRSNHWMELSRAPFEASVASAIGAFALATQAAAARMSRRADPPAEAHESAGAIVNVASIYGVVSPQPKVYSRASQFASPPAYGAAKAGIIQLTRHAACSLAELGIRVNCVSPGPFPKREIRQHEEFIEDLARRIPLGRVGNPEEIAGPVTFLLSRAASYVTGQNLLVDGGWTTW from the coding sequence ATGTCTACGACGACTTCTGAAACAACGATCACGACGACTTCAACTACGACAACAACAAACGAGCCGTTCGATCTTCGCGGCTTTGGGATCGGGGTTACGGGCGGGGGAAGTGAGCTCGGCAGTGCGATCGCTCTGGGGCTCGCCGCCGCCGGGGCCACCGTGGTGATTTGCGGACGAACGCCGTCGACCCTCGAACGCGTGCTCGCCGAAGCAAAGTCCCGTGTTTTGCCCGGGGATGTAATCGCCATGGTGGGAGACGCGTGTCGCGACGCCGACCTCGAACGCATGCTTGATTTGATCGAAGCGGAAGCTGGACGGGTCTCGGGCTGGGTGAACAACGCCCATCCCGCCCAGGCCGCCGTATCGCGATCGAATCACTGGATGGAGTTGTCCCGCGCTCCCTTTGAAGCGTCGGTTGCAAGCGCGATCGGCGCATTTGCGCTGGCGACCCAGGCCGCCGCAGCGCGGATGTCCCGCCGCGCTGACCCACCGGCGGAGGCTCACGAAAGCGCGGGAGCCATCGTCAACGTGGCTTCGATCTATGGCGTGGTCTCGCCACAACCCAAGGTCTATTCACGCGCGAGTCAATTCGCGAGCCCGCCGGCCTACGGGGCCGCCAAAGCGGGGATCATCCAACTTACCCGGCACGCCGCATGTTCCCTGGCAGAGCTTGGAATCCGCGTGAACTGCGTTAGCCCCGGACCGTTTCCCAAGCGAGAGATCCGACAACACGAAGAATTTATCGAGGACCTCGCTCGCCGAATTCCGTTGGGCCGCGTCGGGAATCCCGAAGAAATTGCGGGCCCGGTGACGTTTCTGTTGAGCCGGGCCGCAAGTTATGTGACGGGACAAAACTTGTTGGTGGATGGAGGATGGACCACTTGGTAG
- a CDS encoding aldo/keto reductase, translated as MDHLVATTIPLALGTAQWSGNYGINNTSGAPEPSAAQEMLNLAMHAGITTLDTARGYGDSEALIGASLRAIGCQDSFRIVTKLHPKVTGPGATSAEALANTGRSLSESRRALGRQVLDVVMLHRQRHLEAHDGRLWRRLRREREQGLIGALGVSAANPEEAWLALEHPEIEVIQVAASLLDQRLARRGFFEAAQEAGKQIYLRSIFLQGLAFIPPRQLPHKLRGFTQPLAEIRGCITALNCSIEELFVAYVATLPGCTAVVGCETASQLRGIIAASESTGPSPESLCRLASRIVSMPARLLDPSRWSELPSGHAVQPSAAKDLAPARALNGELALPIP; from the coding sequence ATGGACCACTTGGTAGCCACGACGATCCCGCTTGCCCTGGGTACGGCGCAGTGGAGCGGGAACTACGGAATCAATAATACGAGCGGTGCACCCGAGCCCTCCGCGGCGCAGGAAATGCTCAACCTTGCGATGCACGCAGGCATCACAACCCTCGATACCGCGCGGGGCTACGGTGACAGCGAAGCCTTGATCGGCGCCTCGTTGCGGGCCATCGGTTGCCAGGATTCGTTTCGGATCGTGACCAAGTTGCATCCGAAGGTCACGGGACCCGGAGCGACTTCCGCCGAGGCGCTCGCGAATACCGGCCGCAGTCTTTCCGAGAGCCGCCGCGCACTCGGTCGCCAGGTGTTGGACGTCGTGATGCTCCATCGCCAGCGACACTTGGAAGCACATGACGGGCGGCTGTGGCGACGCTTGCGGCGCGAACGAGAGCAGGGATTGATCGGAGCGCTCGGAGTATCGGCCGCAAATCCCGAGGAGGCCTGGCTAGCGCTCGAGCATCCCGAGATCGAAGTCATCCAGGTCGCAGCCAGCCTGCTCGACCAACGGCTGGCGCGTCGGGGGTTCTTCGAGGCCGCACAGGAGGCGGGAAAACAGATCTACCTGCGCAGCATATTTCTGCAGGGACTGGCGTTCATTCCGCCGCGTCAGCTACCGCACAAGTTGCGCGGCTTCACGCAGCCCCTGGCCGAGATCCGAGGCTGCATTACAGCGCTCAATTGCAGCATCGAAGAACTCTTCGTCGCCTACGTGGCCACGCTTCCGGGTTGCACTGCAGTGGTGGGCTGCGAGACCGCGTCCCAATTGCGCGGAATCATTGCTGCGAGCGAATCAACGGGCCCCAGTCCCGAAAGTCTATGCCGGCTTGCATCCCGAATCGTTTCCATGCCCGCAAGGCTGCTCGATCCCTCGCGCTGGAGTGAACTTCCGTCCGGTCACGCTGTCCAACCCAGCGCGGCCAAGGACCTCGCCCCCGCTCGTGCGTTGAACGGCGAATTGGCGCTCCCGATACCCTGA
- a CDS encoding SurA N-terminal domain-containing protein, producing the protein MKTGTHIIGRAGIWFAVLCGIVLLQSANLSAEEILVDGIAAQVGDQLVLASEIEEIARPVIERMRAAGVPEDQILQMRKDALERLIESRLIDVVVQQLELGASKSEVDDAIASIARDTGLSLGQLAESVAGYGMAFEDYRLKIKSEIERDKVLNSMVRSKVQVPDSEIVALYEKRFGNQPGGGEEVHLRHIMVGFDANSVMSGDSACRRVTTAREQIVSGQKSFEEVAQEISDANPENGGELGWIHLDDLAGWMASDLLNMNQANPISRVIDMPFGCNLLELVERRTFRPVMIEDARPQLERELFRTKTGEEYTRWVNALRERTFIERKGIYAASSVAEASADAQ; encoded by the coding sequence GTGAAGACGGGCACACACATCATCGGCCGTGCGGGAATCTGGTTTGCGGTGCTCTGCGGAATCGTCCTCTTGCAGAGCGCGAACCTGTCCGCCGAAGAGATTCTGGTTGACGGCATCGCCGCACAGGTCGGGGACCAACTTGTACTCGCGTCGGAGATCGAAGAAATCGCGAGGCCGGTCATCGAGCGCATGCGCGCCGCCGGAGTTCCCGAGGACCAGATCCTTCAGATGCGCAAAGACGCCCTCGAACGGCTGATCGAGTCCAGGTTGATCGACGTGGTGGTTCAACAGCTGGAACTCGGCGCTTCCAAGTCCGAGGTCGACGATGCCATCGCTTCCATCGCGCGGGACACCGGCCTCAGCCTCGGACAACTCGCCGAGAGCGTCGCGGGATATGGCATGGCGTTCGAGGACTATCGACTCAAGATCAAATCCGAGATCGAACGCGACAAGGTACTGAACTCCATGGTGCGCTCGAAGGTGCAGGTCCCCGATTCTGAGATCGTAGCTCTCTACGAAAAGCGATTTGGAAATCAGCCTGGCGGTGGAGAAGAAGTTCACCTGCGACACATCATGGTGGGCTTCGACGCGAACAGCGTCATGAGCGGAGACTCCGCTTGTCGGCGGGTCACCACCGCGAGAGAACAAATCGTCAGTGGACAGAAGAGCTTTGAGGAGGTCGCCCAAGAGATTTCCGACGCGAACCCCGAAAACGGGGGAGAACTCGGCTGGATTCACCTCGATGACCTTGCGGGCTGGATGGCCTCCGATCTGTTGAACATGAACCAGGCCAACCCCATCAGTCGCGTGATCGATATGCCCTTTGGTTGCAACCTGCTCGAGCTCGTCGAGCGGCGTACATTTCGACCCGTCATGATCGAAGATGCGCGCCCTCAACTCGAACGGGAACTCTTTCGGACCAAGACCGGGGAGGAGTACACCCGCTGGGTGAACGCGTTGCGCGAGCGGACGTTCATCGAGCGCAAGGGAATCTACGCGGCATCGAGCGTTGCGGAAGCTTCCGCGGACGCGCAGTGA
- the uvrA gene encoding excinuclease ABC subunit UvrA, translated as MRGAREHNLQDLDIDIPRGALVVITGLSGSGKSSLAFDTLYAEGQRRYVESLSAYARQFLDQMAKPDVDSVEGLSPAISIEQKGATKSPRSTVGTITEIADYLRLLYARAGEPHCYSCGNPIAGQSPKEMVERISALANGTRVQLLAPVIRGRKGAYKKELDDYRRKGFVRVRIDGKMFDLANEIKIPRTKVHDIDVVVDRIVLKDGIAARLGESVATALKLGVGMVKVLIGREGEPGADEWLLSQHRACVACEVSFPELVPSLFSFNTRNGACVDCSGLGVIEIFSPERIIPDPTRSLARGAIEPWSRGKAADYYAEVLAALAEHYDIDLERPWNQLPARARAGILEGTGKPKIPIPGGLLRPGRKRRRARAVVVRPWLGVVDELERRCEVDERAAKTLARYRVAGSCKTCGGSRLGLEARHTKLGGMTLPELCELPIATLAETLPKLSLNSIQRIVCERILREIEERLQFLVDVGLHYLTLNRPSASLSGGEAQRIRLATQIGSHLMGVLYILDEPSIGLHARDNARLIESLLRLRDMNNSLIVVEHDEATIRAADHVIDMGPGAGIHGGFVIAEGTPEALMKHPKSLTGAYLSGKRAIAIPVVRRKPNGKFLEIHGCAEHNLKNVSLRLPLGVFTVVTGVSGSGKSTLINATLHRALAAKLHHAREVPGRFSQIAGLEHIDKVIDVDQSPIGRSPRSNPATYSGAFDAIRRVFAQLPESRVRGYGPGRFSFNVAEGRCEACDGDGALRVEMHFLPDLFVLCEVCRGKRYTAETLAVKYRGKSIADVLDMTVEEGLSFLENVPSIRRPLEALRDVGLGYIHLGQSATTLSGGEAQRVKLAKELAKRATGSTLYLLDEPTTGLHFADVEKLLEMLGSLVDMGNTVVVIEHHLDVIKTADHVIDLGPEGGAEGGEIVAEGTPEAVARCARSHTGVALRRIFEAR; from the coding sequence ATCCGTGGCGCGCGCGAACACAACCTGCAGGACCTGGACATAGACATTCCCCGTGGTGCGCTCGTGGTTATTACCGGCCTCTCGGGTTCGGGCAAATCTTCTCTCGCTTTTGACACCCTCTACGCCGAGGGCCAACGCCGTTACGTCGAATCACTGTCCGCCTACGCGAGACAGTTTCTCGACCAGATGGCAAAGCCCGACGTCGATTCAGTGGAAGGGCTTTCCCCCGCAATTTCGATTGAACAGAAGGGCGCGACCAAGAGTCCTCGCTCGACGGTCGGGACCATCACGGAAATTGCCGACTACCTCCGCTTGCTCTACGCCCGGGCCGGAGAACCCCATTGCTACAGCTGTGGCAACCCGATCGCGGGGCAATCGCCCAAGGAAATGGTCGAACGCATCAGTGCCCTCGCAAACGGCACGCGCGTCCAGTTGCTCGCGCCGGTGATTCGAGGCCGCAAGGGTGCGTACAAGAAGGAACTCGACGACTACCGCCGCAAGGGTTTCGTGCGCGTGCGGATCGACGGAAAGATGTTCGACCTCGCCAACGAGATCAAAATCCCGCGCACCAAGGTGCACGACATCGACGTGGTGGTCGACCGCATCGTGCTCAAGGACGGGATCGCGGCCAGGCTCGGCGAGTCGGTCGCGACCGCACTCAAACTGGGCGTCGGCATGGTGAAGGTCTTGATCGGCCGCGAAGGGGAACCCGGTGCAGACGAATGGCTGCTCTCCCAGCACCGCGCCTGCGTGGCGTGCGAGGTTTCGTTTCCCGAACTCGTCCCATCGCTGTTCTCCTTCAATACCCGCAACGGCGCGTGCGTCGATTGTTCGGGCCTGGGGGTCATCGAAATTTTTTCACCCGAGCGGATCATCCCGGACCCCACGCGGTCCCTCGCCCGGGGCGCGATCGAACCCTGGTCCCGGGGCAAGGCCGCGGACTATTACGCCGAAGTGCTGGCGGCGCTCGCCGAACACTACGACATCGATCTCGAACGCCCGTGGAATCAACTGCCCGCCAGGGCGCGAGCGGGAATCCTCGAAGGAACGGGCAAGCCGAAAATTCCAATCCCCGGAGGCCTGCTTCGACCGGGTCGGAAACGTCGGCGCGCGAGGGCCGTGGTAGTGAGGCCGTGGCTCGGCGTGGTGGATGAACTCGAACGCCGCTGCGAAGTCGACGAGCGCGCGGCAAAAACCCTGGCGCGCTATCGGGTCGCAGGATCGTGCAAGACTTGCGGGGGATCCCGTCTCGGCCTCGAGGCCCGTCACACGAAACTCGGGGGCATGACGTTGCCCGAGCTGTGCGAACTCCCCATCGCGACGCTGGCCGAGACTTTGCCCAAGCTATCCCTGAACTCGATTCAACGCATAGTGTGCGAGCGAATCTTGCGCGAGATCGAAGAGCGGTTGCAGTTTCTTGTGGATGTCGGGCTCCATTACCTCACGCTCAATCGACCGAGCGCGTCGCTTTCGGGGGGTGAAGCCCAGCGGATCCGTCTCGCGACCCAGATCGGTTCCCACTTGATGGGTGTCCTCTACATCCTCGACGAACCTTCGATCGGCTTGCACGCCCGAGACAACGCCCGCCTGATCGAAAGTTTGCTGCGCCTGCGTGACATGAACAACAGCTTGATCGTGGTCGAACACGACGAAGCCACGATCCGCGCAGCCGATCACGTCATCGACATGGGCCCGGGCGCGGGGATTCACGGTGGGTTCGTGATCGCCGAGGGAACACCCGAAGCGCTGATGAAACATCCCAAGTCCCTGACCGGCGCCTATCTCTCGGGCAAGCGCGCGATCGCGATTCCGGTCGTGCGACGCAAGCCGAACGGCAAGTTCTTGGAAATTCACGGCTGCGCGGAACACAACCTGAAGAACGTGAGCCTGCGGCTGCCGCTCGGGGTCTTCACCGTAGTGACTGGGGTTTCGGGGTCGGGCAAGTCGACGCTCATCAACGCGACCCTCCACCGGGCGTTGGCGGCCAAGCTCCATCATGCGCGGGAAGTCCCGGGGCGGTTCAGCCAGATCGCCGGCCTCGAACACATCGACAAGGTGATCGATGTGGACCAGAGCCCCATCGGGCGCAGCCCGCGTTCAAACCCCGCCACCTACAGCGGCGCCTTCGACGCGATTCGCAGAGTCTTTGCCCAACTGCCCGAATCTCGAGTGCGGGGCTATGGCCCGGGACGCTTTTCATTCAACGTGGCCGAAGGGCGTTGCGAAGCCTGCGACGGTGACGGCGCACTGCGGGTCGAGATGCACTTTCTGCCGGACCTGTTTGTGCTGTGTGAGGTTTGTCGCGGCAAACGCTATACGGCAGAAACCCTGGCGGTTAAATATCGCGGCAAGTCGATCGCAGATGTGCTCGACATGACGGTGGAAGAGGGGCTCTCGTTCCTGGAGAACGTGCCTTCGATTCGCCGGCCCCTCGAAGCGTTGCGCGACGTGGGACTCGGGTACATTCATCTCGGACAATCGGCCACGACACTTTCCGGGGGCGAGGCGCAGCGGGTCAAGCTCGCAAAGGAACTCGCCAAGCGGGCCACTGGATCCACGCTATACCTGCTCGACGAACCCACGACCGGGCTCCACTTTGCCGACGTCGAAAAGCTACTCGAAATGCTCGGGAGCCTGGTGGATATGGGAAATACCGTGGTGGTTATCGAGCATCATCTTGATGTCATCAAAACGGCGGACCATGTGATTGACCTCGGACCCGAAGGCGGGGCGGAGGGAGGAGAGATTGTGGCCGAGGGAACCCCGGAAGCTGTGGCGCGATGCGCCCGGAGCCATACGGGCGTGGCCCTTCGCAGGATCTTCGAAGCCCGATGA
- a CDS encoding CPBP family intramembrane metalloprotease yields the protein MSEPGRRFRQGGPTTEQPEHYPGPMAALGLTFGAVFATAIVADMFANKPDFGAIGIGQVVGFGLVAILATQRIPEPHAERLGLRGFDPQFLWVLLLLLPSLFLMSEVDNIIRDLTVVPPNPEIAPEIVSLLSPGFYGEIQRFIVIVGLAPVMEEWLFRGVIQQGLMGKLGRIRGLILTAVLFALCRLVPGSPASTLLSFLLVSFAMGLLLGCVRIATGSLLAVILLHTGFNAIGWAAGFFADEMPIDGFNVENSHTSFQVLAPAVVATGYALMALYRSLLDAPADPPLNPSSDDA from the coding sequence ATGAGTGAACCTGGACGCAGATTTCGACAAGGCGGTCCGACGACGGAGCAACCGGAACACTACCCCGGTCCGATGGCGGCGCTGGGCCTTACCTTCGGTGCGGTGTTCGCCACCGCGATCGTCGCGGATATGTTCGCGAACAAACCCGACTTCGGTGCGATCGGGATTGGCCAGGTCGTGGGATTCGGCCTGGTCGCGATCCTCGCAACCCAGCGCATCCCCGAACCCCATGCGGAGCGGTTGGGCTTGCGGGGGTTCGATCCTCAGTTTCTCTGGGTGCTGCTTCTCTTGCTGCCATCACTCTTCTTGATGAGCGAGGTCGACAACATCATTCGCGATCTGACCGTTGTGCCGCCCAACCCAGAGATCGCACCCGAAATCGTTTCCCTCTTGTCGCCGGGCTTCTACGGGGAGATCCAGCGTTTTATCGTGATCGTCGGACTCGCGCCGGTGATGGAAGAGTGGCTGTTTCGCGGAGTCATTCAGCAAGGCCTGATGGGGAAGCTCGGCCGCATCCGCGGCTTGATCTTGACCGCCGTACTCTTCGCACTCTGCAGACTGGTCCCCGGATCGCCCGCCAGCACGTTGCTCTCATTTTTGCTGGTCTCGTTCGCCATGGGGTTACTGCTCGGCTGCGTTCGCATTGCAACAGGATCGCTTCTTGCCGTGATCCTCCTCCACACCGGGTTCAACGCGATCGGCTGGGCCGCCGGATTCTTTGCCGACGAGATGCCGATCGACGGCTTCAACGTGGAAAATTCTCACACTTCATTTCAGGTACTCGCCCCCGCAGTGGTGGCGACCGGATACGCATTGATGGCCTTGTACCGGTCACTACTAGACGCTCCGGCCGATCCGCCCCTCAACCCTTCCTCGGATGACGCGTAA
- a CDS encoding glycosyltransferase family 39 protein translates to MPNPRTQQQLWLCLVTLGLLLPFAGKAFHIDDPIFLWTAEQISASPTDFFGFDVNWYGFIEPMYAVNKNPPLVSYYLALVAAFAGWSEFSLHLGMLLPTLALALGIYRLAERFCDEPFLAAILALASPVFLVSATSLMSDVPMLALWCWALEFFLRGIERDRWRDFIVAGCLMGLCVLAKYFGLALIPLVLVYGAARRRAPGRWLISVALALAIIAIFDLYTRALYGFDPLLDVVGYAINPDVRFRVSPLQRTATGFFFLGGCMLGSALFAPWLWSRRALAAMVFCFGLIAAAFVYSFEAGQPGFDLQIHRAIFAFAGLHLVALGLADFARRRDPESMLLILWLLGVFVFATFTNWTTSGRAILAAIPVVGILLVRRLADVQMLRPPLIVGILVPGLALAIAVGKADADWAHSARSAAHQFAASSASDHGRLYFQGSWGFQRYMEMAGFTRLAMGETALVPGDRVVMAIDGSNVFRLPPGRSKLIETQSFASSKWIAVMSRERSAGFYASVWGSLPYRFGSPSADRYRVFRMTRSWSPQRLRR, encoded by the coding sequence ATGCCGAACCCACGCACCCAGCAGCAACTCTGGCTATGTCTAGTAACGCTCGGCCTGCTGCTCCCCTTCGCGGGGAAAGCCTTTCATATCGACGATCCCATCTTCCTCTGGACCGCGGAGCAGATCAGCGCATCGCCAACTGATTTTTTTGGCTTCGATGTCAACTGGTATGGCTTCATCGAGCCCATGTATGCGGTCAACAAGAACCCGCCACTGGTGAGCTACTACCTGGCCCTGGTCGCCGCGTTCGCGGGTTGGTCGGAGTTCTCGCTTCATCTCGGCATGTTGCTTCCAACGCTGGCTCTGGCCCTGGGCATTTACCGTCTGGCCGAACGCTTCTGCGACGAACCCTTCCTGGCGGCAATCCTGGCCCTGGCCAGTCCGGTGTTTCTCGTCTCCGCAACATCTCTGATGTCGGACGTTCCAATGCTGGCTCTCTGGTGTTGGGCACTGGAGTTCTTTTTGCGCGGAATCGAGCGGGATCGATGGCGCGACTTTATCGTGGCGGGTTGTTTGATGGGGTTGTGTGTCCTGGCCAAGTACTTCGGACTGGCCTTGATTCCCCTGGTCCTGGTGTATGGCGCTGCACGGCGGCGCGCCCCCGGGCGCTGGTTGATCAGCGTCGCGCTGGCGCTCGCAATCATCGCCATTTTCGATCTCTACACCCGCGCGCTCTACGGCTTCGATCCGCTATTGGACGTGGTCGGCTATGCGATCAATCCCGATGTGCGGTTTCGCGTTTCCCCGCTCCAGCGAACCGCGACGGGCTTCTTCTTTTTGGGTGGCTGTATGCTTGGGAGCGCGTTGTTTGCACCGTGGTTGTGGTCCAGGCGCGCGTTGGCCGCGATGGTGTTTTGCTTTGGGCTCATCGCCGCAGCCTTCGTCTACTCTTTCGAAGCCGGACAACCGGGCTTTGATCTACAGATCCACCGGGCGATATTTGCATTTGCCGGCCTGCACCTGGTTGCCCTCGGGTTGGCGGATTTTGCGCGGCGGCGAGATCCCGAATCCATGCTGCTGATTCTCTGGCTCCTGGGCGTGTTTGTCTTTGCGACCTTCACGAACTGGACGACAAGCGGTCGCGCCATTCTCGCGGCGATCCCAGTCGTGGGAATCTTGCTGGTGCGCAGACTTGCGGATGTCCAAATGCTTCGGCCCCCGTTGATCGTTGGGATCCTGGTGCCCGGCCTCGCGCTCGCGATCGCGGTAGGGAAGGCCGACGCCGATTGGGCCCATTCGGCCCGGAGCGCGGCGCACCAGTTCGCCGCCAGCTCCGCTTCGGATCACGGCAGGCTCTACTTCCAGGGGAGTTGGGGATTTCAGCGCTACATGGAGATGGCGGGATTTACGCGTCTGGCCATGGGCGAGACGGCCCTGGTACCCGGCGACCGCGTCGTAATGGCAATCGATGGCTCAAACGTTTTTCGCTTGCCGCCGGGACGCTCGAAATTGATTGAGACACAGAGCTTCGCGTCTTCGAAGTGGATCGCCGTCATGTCGCGCGAGCGCTCGGCCGGATTCTACGCTTCGGTGTGGGGGAGCTTGCCCTATCGCTTTGGCAGTCCGTCTGCCGATCGCTACCGAGTCTTTCGCATGACTCGCAGCTGGTCACCGCAGAGGCTCCGCCGCTAG